Proteins encoded in a region of the Atribacterota bacterium genome:
- a CDS encoding TatD family hydrolase, with protein sequence MTFWIDIHAHLDDDAFQFDCGEVIERAQAVGVTTIVSAGISISSSQKVLEIARRYAPVCAALGVHPQEVKGEKIDFSQIENLIVSPGVIAVGEVGLDYYWDRTYEREQEETFVAQIEIAERNDLPLIVHSRAAERRVLKILAERVHHVPVVWHCFSGDWFLLQEILSHGFYLSVNGVMTYPKATTLRKSLAMVPRERIFLETDAPYLPPQGKRGQRNEPAFLPGMARFLAQFWNIDISILQEQLWQNFQEVFGKKWKMSQQELRRSERGYTI encoded by the coding sequence ATGACTTTCTGGATTGACATCCACGCCCATCTCGATGATGATGCCTTTCAGTTTGATTGTGGGGAGGTTATTGAACGAGCCCAAGCGGTGGGTGTTACAACCATCGTGAGCGCAGGTATTTCTATTTCTTCTTCCCAGAAGGTTCTGGAGATTGCTCGGCGTTATGCTCCGGTGTGTGCTGCTTTGGGTGTTCATCCCCAGGAGGTCAAGGGCGAAAAAATCGATTTTTCCCAGATTGAGAACCTCATAGTTTCTCCCGGAGTTATTGCCGTGGGAGAAGTAGGGCTCGATTATTACTGGGATAGAACGTATGAACGAGAACAGGAAGAAACGTTTGTTGCTCAAATCGAAATTGCCGAGCGAAATGATCTTCCGCTTATTGTCCATTCCCGGGCTGCCGAAAGAAGAGTGCTGAAGATTCTGGCCGAGCGAGTACACCATGTTCCCGTCGTCTGGCATTGCTTTTCCGGCGACTGGTTCCTCTTGCAAGAGATCCTTTCTCACGGTTTTTACCTTTCGGTGAACGGTGTTATGACCTATCCAAAAGCAACAACCCTTCGCAAAAGTCTTGCAATGGTTCCTCGGGAACGCATTTTTCTTGAGACTGATGCTCCTTATCTTCCTCCTCAGGGAAAAAGAGGGCAACGGAATGAACCAGCTTTCCTTCCTGGGATGGCGCGTTTTCTGGCGCAGTTTTGGAATATCGATATTTCGATTCTGCAAGAACAGCTCTGGCA
- the metG gene encoding methionine--tRNA ligase subunit beta produces the protein MGSSFINLEEFQKLELRIGEVVQVERVEGTRALLALRVSLGDEERTLVAGLAPYYRPEEMLGKKVVVLANLEPATIRGIQSEGMLLAADDGKGGVSLLTVDRDIAPGSKIR, from the coding sequence ATGGGTTCTTCATTCATTAATCTGGAAGAGTTTCAAAAGCTTGAACTTCGGATTGGTGAAGTTGTACAGGTAGAAAGGGTAGAGGGTACAAGAGCGCTCCTGGCCCTACGGGTAAGTTTGGGAGATGAGGAACGGACGCTTGTAGCCGGTCTTGCTCCGTATTATCGACCGGAGGAGATGCTGGGGAAAAAGGTGGTGGTTCTTGCCAATCTTGAACCAGCCACGATACGGGGTATACAGTCGGAGGGCATGCTTCTTGCTGCTGACGATGGGAAAGGAGGCGTAAGTCTTCTCACTGTGGATCGGGACATTGCTCCAGGAAGCAAGATCCGATGA
- the metG gene encoding methionine--tRNA ligase yields the protein MEKSFYVTTPIYYVNDVPHIGHAYTTCAADILARFHRLLGERVFFSTGTDEHGQKIEKAAQEVGLSPRELVDKVVVRFQELWKAMHIEYDVFIRTTFPEHEKVVRDFFLLLKGRGYVYKGEYEGWYCVPCETFWPESQLDERFVCPDCGRPLQRLREESYFFALSRFSEPLLRYFDEHPDFIMPESRYNEIYNFVRRGLKDQSISRTGLKWGIQVPGDPEHTFYVWFDALINYITVAGFGRDEAQFSSLWPWTYHLVGKDILRFHAVLWPGMLLGAGLPLPRRIFAHGWWTVEGEKMSKSKGNVVDPYRVIAQYGVDRFRYFLMREVSFGLDGDFSEKALVERSNADLSDNFGNMVHRTLSMVLKYRNGVVQKPSAYEDREWEELLEDVKEKFFFSMERFAFAQALESVWRLVHFANRSIDQQAPWKMFKEGNKSLDRVLYRLLDCSRIVAVFVSPFMPSTATKLWNLIGMGDHFEFSPRTMELEWSGGPECYRVKHPEPLFPRLI from the coding sequence ATGGAGAAGAGTTTTTACGTCACCACACCCATTTACTACGTGAACGATGTACCCCATATTGGTCATGCATATACCACCTGCGCAGCAGACATTTTAGCTCGGTTCCATCGCCTTCTGGGGGAGAGGGTTTTCTTTTCCACCGGGACCGATGAACACGGGCAGAAAATTGAAAAAGCTGCTCAGGAAGTAGGATTATCGCCTCGGGAACTTGTTGATAAGGTGGTAGTTCGCTTCCAGGAACTCTGGAAGGCCATGCATATCGAGTACGACGTTTTCATCCGTACCACTTTTCCAGAACATGAAAAGGTGGTACGGGATTTCTTTCTCCTTTTAAAGGGGAGGGGGTATGTTTACAAAGGGGAGTACGAAGGGTGGTACTGCGTTCCCTGTGAAACCTTCTGGCCAGAAAGCCAACTTGATGAGCGGTTTGTCTGTCCAGACTGTGGCCGACCTTTGCAAAGATTGAGGGAAGAAAGCTATTTCTTTGCACTTTCTCGATTTTCCGAGCCACTCCTTCGATATTTTGATGAGCATCCTGACTTCATCATGCCTGAGAGCCGTTACAATGAGATTTACAATTTCGTCCGTAGAGGTCTCAAAGATCAGAGCATTTCTCGCACAGGTCTCAAGTGGGGTATTCAGGTTCCTGGAGACCCTGAGCATACGTTTTATGTCTGGTTTGACGCCCTCATAAACTACATCACGGTAGCAGGTTTTGGTCGTGACGAAGCACAATTTTCCAGCCTCTGGCCCTGGACATATCATCTGGTGGGGAAGGATATTCTCCGTTTTCATGCTGTCCTCTGGCCTGGGATGCTTTTGGGGGCAGGGTTACCCCTTCCTCGACGAATTTTTGCTCACGGATGGTGGACCGTAGAAGGTGAGAAAATGTCCAAGTCTAAGGGGAATGTGGTTGACCCCTACCGGGTGATTGCCCAGTACGGTGTGGATCGTTTCCGTTATTTTTTAATGCGAGAAGTGAGCTTTGGTCTGGATGGCGATTTTTCGGAGAAGGCGTTGGTGGAACGATCGAATGCAGACCTGTCTGACAATTTTGGGAATATGGTCCACCGGACTTTAAGTATGGTCCTGAAGTATCGAAATGGAGTTGTCCAGAAACCGAGTGCCTATGAAGACCGAGAATGGGAAGAGTTATTGGAAGATGTAAAAGAAAAATTCTTTTTTTCCATGGAGCGCTTTGCCTTTGCACAGGCTCTCGAAAGCGTTTGGCGTCTTGTTCATTTTGCAAATCGCTCCATTGACCAGCAAGCTCCTTGGAAGATGTTTAAAGAAGGAAATAAAAGCCTGGATCGGGTTCTCTATCGTTTACTTGACTGCAGCCGAATCGTTGCTGTGTTTGTTTCTCCTTTTATGCCTTCCACAGCTACGAAGCTGTGGAATCTCATTGGTATGGGAGACCATTTCGAATTTTCTCCAAGAACTATGGAGTTAGAATGGAGTGGAGGTCCAGAATGCTATCGCGTGAAGCACCCTGAACCCCTCTTTCCGCGCCTTATTTAG